Proteins encoded together in one Marinithermus hydrothermalis DSM 14884 window:
- a CDS encoding ABC transporter permease produces the protein MAEVNTHLREGLGEESRSFWQMAWIRFRRHPLARLGGWVLLFLYLGALFADFIAPYPEVKSFRKMQFAPPTPIHWRTEDGRLTRPYVCKVTRTRDLRTFKLVFKEDCSEKYPIYFFVRGYEYKFLGLIPMDLHLFGGPWVTEEKAQIFLWGSDDFGRDLFSRIWFGARVSLTVGIFATILALVLGVFFGGLAGLYAGRPLYAIRGFFHPSFRKGWLESLENGRPWLFGVTLLLQILFWGGAIAVLAVTLAGFWQVSAGLERWIATVIGGGAILWIVWALLFGSLRVDLDDVIMRTTEVLAAIPGLYLLISLAGVMRALNLPPVFTFYLVITILSFVGWGGLARTIRSMVLQLREMEYAQAATALGASEARVLIRHILPGTFTYLIVVMTLAIPGFILGESALSFLGLGIQEPASSWGLLLSKAQAEGIAAINTRPWLLLPGFFIFVSILAYNFLGDGLRDALDPRAKR, from the coding sequence ATGGCGGAGGTAAACACCCATCTTCGTGAAGGTCTTGGGGAGGAGAGCCGGAGCTTTTGGCAGATGGCTTGGATCCGGTTCCGCCGCCACCCCCTGGCGCGCCTTGGGGGTTGGGTGCTGCTCTTCTTGTACCTAGGGGCGCTGTTCGCGGACTTTATCGCGCCGTACCCGGAGGTGAAAAGCTTCCGGAAGATGCAGTTCGCGCCTCCCACACCGATTCACTGGCGTACCGAGGACGGCCGGCTAACCCGCCCGTACGTGTGTAAGGTCACGCGCACCCGGGACCTTAGGACCTTTAAGCTCGTTTTTAAGGAGGACTGCAGCGAGAAGTACCCCATCTACTTCTTCGTGCGGGGGTACGAGTACAAGTTCCTCGGGTTGATCCCCATGGACCTCCACCTGTTCGGCGGGCCTTGGGTGACCGAGGAGAAGGCACAGATCTTCCTTTGGGGCTCTGACGATTTCGGGCGCGACCTGTTCAGTCGCATCTGGTTCGGGGCGCGGGTCAGCCTGACCGTTGGGATCTTCGCCACGATCCTAGCCCTGGTGCTCGGCGTGTTCTTCGGGGGGTTAGCGGGCCTATACGCCGGGAGGCCGTTATACGCCATCCGCGGTTTCTTCCACCCGTCGTTCAGGAAGGGGTGGTTGGAGAGCTTGGAGAACGGCCGCCCGTGGCTCTTCGGGGTAACCTTGCTGCTCCAGATCCTGTTCTGGGGCGGGGCGATCGCGGTGCTCGCCGTGACCCTCGCCGGGTTTTGGCAGGTCTCCGCGGGGCTGGAGCGCTGGATCGCTACGGTGATCGGTGGGGGCGCCATCCTGTGGATCGTGTGGGCGCTCCTTTTTGGCAGCTTGCGGGTGGACCTGGACGACGTGATCATGCGCACGACCGAGGTCCTCGCGGCGATTCCCGGCCTGTACCTCCTGATCTCCCTGGCGGGGGTGATGCGCGCGTTGAACCTACCCCCGGTCTTTACGTTCTACCTGGTGATCACGATCCTGTCCTTCGTGGGGTGGGGAGGGTTGGCGCGCACGATCCGGAGCATGGTGTTGCAGTTGCGCGAGATGGAGTACGCGCAGGCCGCGACAGCGCTCGGGGCCTCCGAGGCACGCGTGCTGATCCGCCATATCCTACCGGGGACCTTCACGTACCTGATCGTGGTGATGACCTTGGCGATTCCGGGCTTCATCCTGGGAGAGTCCGCGCTCTCCTTCCTGGGGCTTGGAATCCAGGAGCCTGCCTCGTCCTGGGGGCTGCTCCTCTCCAAGGCGCAAGCCGAGGGGATCGCGGCGATCAATACGCGGCCGTGGCTGCTGTTGCCGGGGTTCTTTATTTTCGTGAGCATTTTGGCGTATAACTTTCTAGGTGACGGCCTGCGGGACGCCTTGGATCCACGTGCGAAACGCTAA
- a CDS encoding ABC transporter permease, with product MAAYLVRRLLQLIPTFFGATFLAFLVIQLAPGDFVTRLELDPSYEREQIAQLRAQFGLDQPFTVQYAKWLSGLMKGYLGVSLSYQTDVWTVLKPRILNSMVLVVLSVILIYAVSIPVGIYSALRQYSLGDRVLTFLAFFGLAVPNFFFALLMLYFALWLQDVSGSQILPIGGMRSQMIGGVDFFEAPKWRQWLDILWHAIPPVIVAATAGMAGLVRVMRGQMLETLSQDYVRTARAKGLSERVVIYKHTLRNAIIPLVAQIGFLLPDLIGGAGLVEVVMAWPGLTPMLLEALFSIDQYVIMGLIAISSILLMLGNLLSDLLLAWVDPRIRYS from the coding sequence ATGGCAGCGTACCTGGTACGGCGTTTGCTACAGTTGATCCCAACCTTCTTCGGGGCAACGTTTTTGGCGTTTCTCGTGATCCAACTGGCCCCGGGGGACTTCGTCACCCGTCTCGAGCTCGACCCCTCCTACGAGCGCGAGCAGATCGCGCAGTTACGCGCGCAGTTCGGCCTGGACCAGCCCTTCACCGTGCAGTACGCGAAGTGGCTCTCGGGCCTCATGAAGGGGTACCTGGGGGTTTCGCTCTCGTACCAGACGGACGTGTGGACGGTCCTGAAGCCCCGCATCCTGAACTCCATGGTCCTGGTCGTCCTGTCCGTGATCCTCATTTACGCGGTCTCGATCCCCGTGGGGATCTACTCCGCGTTGCGCCAGTACTCGCTGGGGGATCGGGTGCTCACCTTCCTGGCGTTTTTCGGTCTGGCCGTCCCGAACTTCTTTTTTGCCCTCCTCATGTTGTACTTCGCGCTGTGGCTGCAGGACGTTTCCGGGAGTCAGATCCTACCGATCGGTGGGATGCGCTCTCAGATGATCGGGGGGGTGGATTTCTTTGAGGCCCCCAAGTGGCGGCAGTGGCTGGACATCCTTTGGCACGCCATTCCTCCGGTGATCGTGGCGGCCACAGCGGGTATGGCTGGGCTGGTGCGCGTGATGCGCGGCCAGATGCTCGAGACCCTAAGCCAAGACTACGTGCGCACCGCGCGGGCCAAGGGCCTCTCGGAACGGGTGGTGATCTATAAGCACACTCTGCGGAACGCGATCATCCCCCTGGTCGCGCAGATCGGTTTCCTGCTTCCGGACCTGATCGGCGGGGCGGGGCTGGTCGAGGTGGTGATGGCCTGGCCGGGGCTCACGCCGATGCTGCTCGAGGCGTTGTTTAGCATTGACCAGTACGTCATCATGGGCTTGATCGCGATCAGCAGCATCCTGTTGATGTTGGGGAACCTGCTTTCCGACTTGCTTTTGGCCTGGGTGGATCCCAGGATCCGGTATAGCTAG
- a CDS encoding ABC transporter substrate-binding protein: MKKTVLLLAALALGGAALAQPKVFQGPDPDATPKMGGDFRVNSISDPKTFNPFVAKETSSTNVIDLFLPSLTGYNPYTIEPDGMLAESFEVKNNGLTIVFRLRKDAKWSDGTPITADDVIFSAQVHADEEVNSNSRSSFFIDGSPVIWTKIDDYTVQADFPKPFAPALLQGWSIVPKHIFEPAYKEGRVTELWDVGTDPSEIVSGGPFMLEQFVPGERIVLKRNPNYWGVDPEGRAVPYLDRYIFTVVPDLNASLAKFLAGETDIYTASDADQVAQIIERIDSGRLDAEIFPNADVNFGTNFIFFNWNNEDPWKAQLFRNKKFRQAMAHLMDKESMIELALGGLGQPQWSPISIPAKQFFTDDVPKFEFNPERAAELLAEIGFRTKNEDGWLVDASGRVLEFTLFTNQGNNVREKIAQIFAEDARAIGVKVNFTPIDFNELVRKILNTRDFDAILVGLTDGIEPAFSRNVWELDGALHMWNYGPEFESFEILIDKLMKQGATTLDQEKRREIYVQFQKVVAENLPLIYTVAGAYNPARLKRLGGVFGEEDLNSFVGQFPYIETVFIDQ; this comes from the coding sequence ATGAAAAAGACGGTACTCTTGCTGGCTGCACTCGCCTTGGGTGGCGCGGCGCTCGCGCAGCCGAAAGTGTTCCAGGGTCCGGACCCGGACGCGACCCCCAAGATGGGGGGCGACTTCCGGGTCAACTCGATCTCGGATCCCAAAACCTTCAACCCCTTTGTGGCCAAGGAAACGTCCTCGACGAACGTCATCGACCTCTTCCTCCCCTCGCTCACGGGCTACAACCCCTACACCATCGAGCCTGACGGGATGCTGGCCGAGTCCTTCGAGGTTAAGAACAACGGCCTGACCATCGTCTTCCGCCTCCGTAAGGACGCCAAGTGGTCCGACGGCACCCCGATCACCGCGGACGACGTGATCTTCAGCGCCCAAGTGCACGCCGACGAGGAGGTGAACTCCAACTCCCGCTCGAGCTTCTTCATCGACGGCTCGCCGGTCATCTGGACCAAGATCGACGACTACACCGTCCAGGCCGACTTCCCCAAGCCCTTCGCTCCGGCCTTGCTCCAGGGCTGGTCGATCGTGCCCAAGCACATCTTCGAGCCCGCCTACAAGGAAGGCCGGGTGACCGAGCTGTGGGATGTGGGCACGGATCCCTCCGAGATCGTTTCCGGCGGTCCGTTCATGCTCGAGCAGTTCGTTCCGGGTGAGCGTATCGTCCTGAAGCGCAACCCCAACTACTGGGGCGTGGACCCGGAGGGGCGGGCGGTGCCGTATCTGGACCGCTACATCTTCACGGTGGTGCCTGACCTGAACGCGAGCCTCGCGAAGTTCCTCGCAGGCGAGACGGACATCTACACCGCCTCGGACGCGGACCAGGTCGCGCAGATCATCGAGCGGATCGATTCCGGCCGCCTCGACGCCGAGATCTTCCCCAACGCGGACGTGAACTTCGGCACCAACTTCATCTTCTTCAACTGGAACAACGAGGATCCCTGGAAGGCCCAGCTCTTCCGGAACAAGAAGTTCCGCCAGGCCATGGCCCACCTGATGGACAAGGAGTCCATGATCGAACTCGCCCTGGGCGGGCTGGGCCAGCCGCAGTGGAGCCCCATCTCCATCCCCGCGAAGCAGTTCTTCACCGACGACGTGCCGAAGTTCGAGTTCAACCCCGAGCGGGCCGCCGAGCTGCTCGCCGAGATCGGCTTCCGCACCAAGAACGAGGACGGCTGGCTCGTGGACGCTTCGGGCCGGGTGCTCGAGTTCACCCTCTTCACCAACCAAGGGAACAACGTTCGCGAGAAGATCGCGCAGATCTTCGCCGAGGACGCCCGCGCGATCGGGGTCAAGGTCAACTTCACGCCGATCGACTTCAATGAGCTGGTGCGCAAGATCCTGAACACCCGCGACTTCGACGCGATCCTGGTTGGTCTGACGGACGGTATCGAACCGGCCTTTAGCCGCAACGTCTGGGAACTTGACGGGGCGCTGCACATGTGGAACTACGGCCCCGAGTTCGAGAGCTTCGAGATCCTGATCGACAAGCTCATGAAGCAAGGCGCGACCACCCTCGATCAGGAGAAGCGCCGTGAGATCTACGTGCAGTTCCAGAAGGTGGTGGCGGAGAACCTGCCCCTCATCTACACGGTGGCCGGTGCGTACAACCCCGCGCGGCTGAAGCGCTTGGGCGGCGTGTTCGGTGAGGAGGACCTGAACAGCTTCGTGGGTCAGTTCCCCTACATCGAGACCGTCTTCATCGATCAGTAA
- the secG gene encoding preprotein translocase subunit SecG, with product MDILYVLLILVYLGIAIGLVALVLAQEPKTGGGDLLGGQTDLFAARGVTGGMYRLTVWMGAAFAVLALLIGLLPR from the coding sequence ATGGACATCCTGTACGTGCTGCTGATTCTGGTTTACCTGGGTATCGCGATTGGGCTGGTGGCGCTGGTGCTGGCGCAGGAACCCAAGACGGGCGGGGGAGACCTGCTCGGGGGGCAGACGGACCTGTTTGCGGCGCGCGGGGTGACCGGGGGGATGTACCGGCTCACGGTCTGGATGGGCGCGGCCTTCGCTGTGTTGGCCTTGCTCATCGGTTTATTGCCCCGCTAA
- the purD gene encoding phosphoribosylamine--glycine ligase: MKVLVVGGGGREHALAWKAAQSPRVTRLYAAPGNPGIAELAEIVPWDGTIHTLADWAEREGIDLVLVGPEAPLVEGIADVFSARGIPVFGPLQRAAMIEGSKAYAKTLMERYGIPTARYRVFHEPLEALEYIEAVGVPIVVKDSGLAAGKGVTVATDLHQAKQAVANILGHPDEAGRGEVVVEEYLEGTEVTVLALTDGETIKPLLPSQDHKRLLDRDQGPNTGGMGAVCPYPLDAATLDRIEREILRPLLNGLREEGVVYKGVIYAGLMLTADGPKVLEFNARFGDPEAQVVLPLLKSDLVELAQAVVEGRLAECRLEWEEGAAAGVVMAAPGYPQDPHRGLPVRLPEAPPEGVLYFQAGTRRTDAGLVTAGGRVLTVVGRGRDLREALAVAYRGVEAVEFPHAQYRKDIGRKALEVLGDG, translated from the coding sequence ATGAAGGTCCTCGTGGTTGGTGGAGGTGGACGGGAGCACGCCCTGGCCTGGAAGGCCGCGCAGTCCCCGCGCGTCACGCGCCTGTACGCGGCGCCGGGCAACCCCGGGATCGCCGAGCTCGCGGAGATCGTGCCGTGGGACGGCACGATCCACACGCTGGCCGACTGGGCCGAGCGGGAGGGGATCGACCTCGTCCTGGTCGGTCCGGAAGCGCCGCTTGTGGAGGGGATCGCGGACGTGTTCAGCGCGCGCGGCATCCCGGTGTTCGGCCCGCTCCAGCGCGCGGCGATGATCGAGGGGTCCAAGGCCTACGCCAAGACGCTCATGGAGCGGTACGGGATCCCCACGGCCCGGTACCGGGTCTTTCATGAACCCCTCGAGGCGCTCGAGTACATCGAGGCCGTCGGTGTGCCCATCGTGGTGAAGGACTCCGGCCTCGCCGCCGGGAAGGGCGTCACGGTCGCGACCGACCTGCACCAGGCCAAGCAGGCCGTGGCGAACATCCTGGGGCACCCGGACGAGGCCGGGCGCGGCGAGGTGGTGGTGGAGGAGTACCTCGAGGGCACCGAGGTGACCGTGCTCGCGCTCACCGACGGCGAGACGATCAAGCCCCTGCTGCCCTCGCAGGACCACAAGCGCCTGTTGGACCGAGATCAGGGACCGAACACCGGCGGGATGGGCGCGGTCTGCCCGTACCCCTTGGACGCGGCCACCCTGGACCGGATCGAGCGGGAGATCCTCCGGCCCCTCCTCAACGGGCTGCGCGAGGAAGGGGTGGTGTACAAGGGCGTGATCTACGCCGGCCTCATGCTGACCGCGGACGGGCCGAAGGTGCTCGAGTTCAACGCGCGGTTTGGGGATCCGGAGGCGCAGGTGGTGCTGCCCTTGTTGAAGTCGGACCTCGTGGAACTCGCTCAGGCCGTGGTCGAGGGGCGGTTGGCCGAGTGCCGGTTGGAGTGGGAGGAAGGCGCGGCAGCGGGGGTGGTGATGGCCGCGCCTGGGTACCCGCAGGATCCCCACCGGGGGTTGCCGGTGCGGCTTCCCGAAGCGCCGCCTGAGGGGGTGTTGTACTTCCAGGCGGGTACGCGGCGCACGGACGCGGGGCTGGTGACGGCCGGCGGCCGCGTGCTCACGGTGGTGGGGCGTGGGCGTGATTTGAGGGAGGCGCTGGCGGTGGCCTACCGGGGGGTAGAGGCGGTCGAGTTTCCCCACGCACAGTACCGCAAGGATATCGGCCGGAAGGCGCTCGAGGTCTTAGGGGACGGTTGA
- the purN gene encoding phosphoribosylglycinamide formyltransferase, whose protein sequence is MDAFPLDRPARLAVFASGRGTNLASLLRTFPQGDALGSVVLVVSDREDAPALARARSAGVEALHIPWPRGGRAAFEAQAQAALEARGIDLVCLAGFMRILSPVFVEAWAGRILNIHPSLLPDFPGLHAQRQALEAGAREAGCSVHFVDAGVDSGPVVLQRRVPVFPGDTEETLAARILYEEHRAYPDAVRLVLEGWAFPPPDAGFVRERYGPEAAAIYAALEGRTPEGAPRKVQYLRVARFLERVGYPDRVLAAWKGTGGPVERAAWAWETLKLEAYRPGAAAVRQELEALKAELPPAVRTLLERV, encoded by the coding sequence ATGGACGCGTTTCCCCTTGACCGTCCGGCCCGCCTCGCCGTCTTCGCTTCGGGGCGCGGCACCAACCTGGCGAGTCTCCTCCGGACCTTCCCCCAAGGGGACGCCTTGGGGTCGGTGGTGCTGGTGGTCTCGGACCGCGAGGATGCGCCCGCCCTTGCCCGCGCGCGCTCAGCCGGGGTGGAGGCCCTTCACATCCCCTGGCCCCGCGGGGGGCGCGCCGCGTTCGAGGCCCAGGCGCAAGCGGCGCTCGAAGCGCGCGGGATCGACCTGGTGTGTCTCGCGGGGTTCATGCGCATCCTTTCGCCCGTGTTCGTGGAGGCCTGGGCGGGCCGCATCCTGAACATCCACCCCTCCCTCCTCCCCGACTTCCCTGGGTTGCACGCCCAGCGGCAGGCCCTCGAGGCCGGGGCGCGCGAGGCGGGGTGTAGCGTGCACTTCGTGGACGCCGGGGTGGACTCGGGACCTGTGGTGCTGCAGCGGCGCGTGCCCGTGTTTCCAGGGGATACGGAGGAGACCCTCGCGGCGCGGATCCTTTACGAGGAGCACCGGGCCTACCCGGACGCGGTGCGGCTCGTACTGGAGGGGTGGGCCTTCCCGCCGCCCGACGCAGGCTTCGTGCGGGAGCGGTACGGGCCGGAGGCCGCGGCGATCTACGCGGCGCTGGAGGGGCGCACTCCCGAAGGAGCCCCCCGGAAGGTACAGTATTTGCGCGTGGCCCGCTTCCTCGAGCGGGTCGGGTACCCGGACCGGGTCCTGGCGGCCTGGAAGGGCACGGGCGGGCCCGTGGAACGCGCCGCGTGGGCCTGGGAGACCCTAAAGCTCGAGGCGTACCGGCCGGGTGCGGCCGCGGTGCGGCAGGAGCTGGAGGCCCTAAAGGCCGAGCTGCCCCCGGCGGTGCGCACCCTGCTGGAACGGGTATAA
- a CDS encoding MBL fold metallo-hydrolase — protein sequence MIHTIDVHHAGVPRIIASFVVETQDGPVLIETGPESAYARLAEGLEALGYAPEDVRHVLVTHIHLDHAGAAWRFAHHGARVYVHPRGAKHLVDPSRLLDSARRIYREAMERLWGRVEGIPAEQVRPVESGEVLRIGGVAFQALETPGHAPHHHAYRVEGVAFTGDVGGVRIGNGPVLPPCPPPDIHVEAWRASLDRLRREGLEALYLTHFGRFTDVAAHLDALEARLVHWADWIRARLAQGMEAEAIVPEFEALVRETLEAAGLSPAEVREYELADPAWMSVMGLVRYWRKHRPEALG from the coding sequence GTGATCCACACGATCGACGTGCACCACGCCGGGGTGCCCCGCATCATCGCGAGCTTCGTGGTGGAGACCCAAGACGGGCCGGTCCTCATCGAGACCGGACCCGAGTCGGCGTACGCCCGCTTAGCGGAGGGGCTCGAGGCGCTGGGGTACGCGCCTGAGGACGTGCGCCACGTGCTGGTCACCCACATCCACCTGGATCATGCGGGGGCGGCCTGGCGGTTTGCGCACCACGGGGCCCGGGTGTACGTGCACCCCCGCGGCGCGAAGCACCTCGTGGATCCCAGCCGGCTCTTGGACTCGGCCCGGCGGATCTACCGCGAGGCGATGGAGCGCCTGTGGGGGCGCGTGGAGGGCATCCCGGCGGAACAGGTCCGCCCCGTGGAGAGCGGGGAGGTGCTCCGGATCGGCGGGGTGGCCTTCCAGGCGCTGGAGACCCCCGGCCACGCGCCGCACCACCACGCCTACCGCGTGGAGGGCGTGGCCTTCACGGGGGACGTGGGCGGGGTCCGGATCGGTAACGGGCCGGTCCTCCCCCCGTGCCCGCCCCCGGACATCCACGTGGAGGCGTGGCGGGCCTCCTTGGACCGGCTGCGCCGGGAGGGCCTCGAGGCCCTCTACCTGACCCACTTCGGGCGGTTCACGGACGTGGCCGCGCACCTGGACGCGCTGGAGGCGCGGCTGGTTCACTGGGCGGACTGGATCCGCGCGCGGCTTGCGCAGGGGATGGAGGCGGAAGCCATCGTGCCGGAGTTCGAGGCGCTGGTGCGGGAGACGCTCGAGGCCGCCGGCCTCTCGCCCGCGGAGGTGCGGGAGTACGAGCTGGCCGACCCGGCGTGGATGAGCGTGATGGGGCTGGTGCGGTACTGGCGCAAGCACCGGCCGGAAGCCCTCGGGTGA
- a CDS encoding fumarylacetoacetate hydrolase family protein, giving the protein MKLVRFNEGRWGVLEGRTIQETEGPAGATTGRTFALEEVRLRAPATPGAIVCVGRNYLDHIREMGHDFGKDLPQEPGLFLKAPNALADPDARVAYPSWTKELHYEGELALVIGKPLRNVSEEAALEHVLGYTCALDLTARDKQRTDLQWTRAKSADGFCPLGPWLETALDPQAVTLRTRVNGTVRQEASTRQMIFPVARVLSYISTFMTLRPGDVVLTGTPEGVGPLRPGDEVVVEIEGIGALRTQIVEEAR; this is encoded by the coding sequence ATGAAGCTGGTTCGGTTCAACGAGGGGCGCTGGGGGGTGCTGGAAGGCCGCACGATCCAGGAGACCGAGGGGCCGGCCGGCGCTACGACCGGCCGCACCTTCGCGCTAGAGGAAGTGCGGCTCCGCGCGCCGGCCACGCCCGGAGCGATCGTCTGCGTGGGGCGCAACTACCTGGACCACATCCGGGAGATGGGGCACGACTTCGGGAAGGACCTCCCGCAGGAGCCGGGGCTCTTCCTGAAGGCCCCCAACGCGCTCGCGGACCCGGACGCGCGGGTGGCCTACCCCAGCTGGACGAAGGAACTGCACTACGAGGGGGAGCTCGCGCTGGTCATCGGGAAGCCGCTCCGCAACGTTTCGGAGGAGGCGGCGCTCGAGCACGTGCTGGGGTACACGTGCGCGCTGGACCTGACGGCGCGGGACAAGCAGCGCACGGACCTGCAGTGGACCCGCGCGAAGTCCGCGGACGGGTTCTGCCCCCTTGGGCCGTGGCTCGAGACGGCCCTCGACCCGCAGGCCGTCACCCTCCGCACGCGCGTGAACGGCACAGTGCGGCAAGAGGCCTCCACCCGCCAGATGATCTTCCCGGTCGCCCGCGTCCTCAGCTACATCTCCACCTTCATGACCCTGCGGCCGGGCGACGTGGTCCTCACCGGCACGCCGGAAGGGGTGGGGCCCCTCCGTCCGGGGGACGAGGTCGTGGTCGAGATCGAAGGCATCGGGGCGCTTAGGACGCAGATCGTGGAGGAGGCCCGGTGA
- a CDS encoding ABC-F family ATP-binding cassette domain-containing protein yields the protein MRIVTLEAITYTVGGRDLFQDVRFELRTGERVALVGPNGAGKTTLLRILLGELEPSAGRVIRAPQAHLAALAQDPIFLPGQTVAAVLKQGFARLEAMEKELATLEPRLADPEVYARWEALHARFEAGGGYTRRARYEAVLKGLGFAGREEEEAARLSGGEARRLALGAALLSGADALLLDEPTNHLDLEMRDWLAEFLRGYGGALLFVSHDRAFMDRVAQKTALLQNGRLQVYEGGYTAFRAARARELEAEVAAWKHWAREKARLEASLERTRRWAATSAKQAARKDALEARLERHLAAAPPEPPRKAAGLRIRFPATPSGERVLEARWLVKAFGARRLFSVEHLVLRRGERVALVGPNGAGKTTFLKVLLGLLASDDPRGTVRFGARVVLGYYDQRLSGVDPERTLFETLYDLVGERKAHDLLGAWRFPYAAQFKKVRDLSGGERARLMLLLLALKEANLLVLDEPTNHLDLETIEALEAALAAYAGTLIVVSHDRAFLDRVATRTWRLGEGRFDDHPAPPSEALARLRSTPQTPPTAPQKPRPARRRGKSRWHTERALERLEAEIAALEARGQALAQEANTPGLSPEAYARIAREQAELERALAERYARWEALAAELEG from the coding sequence ATGCGGATCGTTACGCTGGAAGCCATCACCTACACGGTAGGCGGGCGCGACCTGTTCCAGGACGTGCGCTTTGAGCTGCGCACGGGGGAGCGCGTGGCCCTCGTGGGGCCGAATGGCGCAGGAAAGACCACGCTCCTCCGGATCCTCCTGGGGGAGCTCGAGCCCAGCGCGGGCCGCGTGATCCGCGCGCCCCAGGCGCACCTCGCCGCACTGGCCCAGGACCCCATCTTCCTGCCGGGACAGACGGTCGCGGCCGTGCTCAAGCAAGGCTTCGCCCGGCTGGAAGCCATGGAAAAGGAACTCGCCACCCTCGAGCCCCGCCTCGCGGACCCCGAGGTGTACGCGCGTTGGGAGGCGCTGCACGCCCGGTTCGAGGCCGGTGGGGGGTACACCCGCCGCGCCCGGTACGAGGCGGTCCTCAAAGGGCTGGGGTTTGCGGGCCGGGAGGAGGAGGAAGCGGCGCGCCTTTCCGGGGGGGAGGCCCGCCGACTGGCGCTCGGTGCGGCCTTGCTCTCGGGAGCGGACGCGCTGTTGCTCGACGAGCCCACAAACCACCTGGACCTCGAGATGCGCGACTGGCTCGCGGAGTTCCTGCGGGGGTATGGCGGCGCGCTCCTCTTCGTCTCGCACGACCGCGCGTTCATGGACCGCGTCGCTCAAAAGACCGCCCTGCTCCAAAACGGACGGCTCCAGGTGTACGAGGGCGGGTATACCGCCTTCCGGGCGGCGCGCGCGCGGGAGCTCGAGGCCGAGGTCGCTGCGTGGAAGCACTGGGCGCGGGAAAAAGCCCGTTTAGAGGCTAGCCTCGAGCGCACCCGGCGCTGGGCGGCCACCAGCGCCAAGCAGGCCGCGCGGAAGGACGCGCTCGAGGCGCGTCTCGAGCGCCACCTGGCCGCGGCTCCGCCCGAGCCGCCGCGCAAGGCGGCCGGCCTTCGGATCCGGTTTCCCGCGACTCCCTCGGGGGAGCGGGTCTTGGAGGCACGTTGGCTCGTGAAGGCCTTCGGGGCGCGGCGGTTATTCTCCGTGGAGCACCTCGTGCTTCGGCGGGGGGAACGCGTGGCCCTCGTGGGGCCGAACGGGGCGGGGAAGACCACCTTCCTCAAGGTGCTCCTGGGCCTCTTGGCTTCGGACGATCCTAGGGGCACGGTGCGTTTCGGTGCGCGGGTGGTGCTGGGGTATTACGACCAGCGGCTCAGCGGGGTGGACCCGGAGCGCACACTGTTCGAGACGCTCTACGACCTGGTGGGTGAACGCAAGGCGCACGACCTGTTGGGGGCGTGGCGCTTCCCGTACGCCGCGCAGTTCAAGAAGGTGCGGGACCTTTCCGGCGGGGAGCGGGCCCGGCTCATGCTCTTGCTGCTCGCCCTCAAAGAAGCCAACCTCTTGGTGCTGGACGAGCCCACGAACCATTTGGACCTCGAGACGATCGAGGCGTTGGAGGCGGCCCTAGCGGCGTACGCGGGCACCCTGATCGTGGTGAGCCACGACCGGGCCTTCCTGGACCGGGTCGCGACGCGCACCTGGCGGCTGGGGGAGGGGCGGTTCGACGACCACCCCGCCCCGCCCTCCGAGGCCCTGGCGCGCCTGCGCTCCACGCCCCAGACTCCCCCCACCGCGCCGCAAAAACCCCGACCCGCGCGCCGTCGGGGCAAGAGCCGCTGGCACACCGAGCGCGCCCTGGAGCGGCTCGAGGCCGAGATTGCCGCGCTCGAGGCGCGCGGGCAGGCCCTCGCCCAGGAGGCGAACACCCCCGGCCTTTCCCCCGAGGCTTACGCCCGCATCGCGCGCGAGCAAGCGGAGCTGGAGCGCGCGCTGGCGGAGCGATACGCCCGGTGGGAGGCGCTCGCGGCGGAGCTCGAGGGGTGA
- a CDS encoding glycerol-3-phosphate acyltransferase, whose product MDGLLVALSYLVGSLAFGVIAGLLRGTDIRRADLPGGSGVFRQLGPAWGVAVALLDMAKGAVVAYLSVFAEHPWTVPLMALGVVAGHTWPLYFGFRGGGGIAPTLGFFLYLRPGPTLAALGVGLLGVLLYYLAYWRHTRRGIYPIPFGAIWGYAYLLYALRTDPKALSAVLLVALAVLARGLQILMRRR is encoded by the coding sequence ATGGATGGGCTACTCGTGGCGCTGAGCTACCTGGTGGGCTCGCTCGCCTTCGGGGTGATCGCCGGGTTGCTACGTGGAACGGACATCCGGCGTGCTGACCTTCCCGGCGGCTCAGGGGTGTTCCGGCAGCTCGGGCCGGCCTGGGGGGTGGCGGTCGCCCTGCTGGACATGGCAAAAGGCGCGGTGGTCGCGTACCTGAGCGTCTTCGCTGAGCATCCTTGGACGGTGCCGCTCATGGCCCTCGGGGTGGTGGCGGGGCACACCTGGCCCCTCTACTTCGGTTTCCGCGGCGGCGGCGGTATCGCGCCCACCTTGGGGTTCTTCCTGTACCTGCGTCCCGGACCCACCCTGGCGGCGCTCGGGGTGGGGCTTCTCGGCGTGCTTCTTTACTACCTGGCGTACTGGCGGCACACCCGACGCGGGATCTACCCCATCCCCTTCGGGGCGATCTGGGGGTACGCCTACCTGCTCTACGCCCTGCGCACGGACCCCAAGGCCCTAAGCGCCGTGCTGCTCGTGGCCCTCGCGGTGCTGGCTCGAGGATTGCAGATCCTGATGAGGCGACGCTAA